Part of the Lolium rigidum isolate FL_2022 chromosome 6, APGP_CSIRO_Lrig_0.1, whole genome shotgun sequence genome, aggaagtgtggacgagaacttaagctcggttggcaccaaggttaagatctcttatgggtaaagcaacacacctctgcgagtgtaaagaaccgtgacctgtcactccctgttccgggatatggaactacgaacgcggccgaaaaggaactccatgaagttctagtaaaccggtgaaggctgacggacatagttcttctgaataaaagcaacctcttgaagaaatggttatgaaaacctgcattggtattagactttctggtctaataccgtagctagtgcattaaacacctctttcctataatgaacttgttgagtacgctcgtactcatcccactcttaaatccccgcttagatatggaagcatcgaaggaggatctacagtgcaactcgaaggccgaggagtctacaactacttcaagggaacaggaccctgtcagaggagtcagataacacatccaacaaggagaaacctagattagcaatagaaaggaactagcttcctaaacctagctcctacttagctagaatctattcatagcctctgtagttagttaaatactctacaaatagagttcgtgataggcttagactacgagtcaatcttctggagtttagttgcagttttacctcattgtaaagtaggaggctgtgtggatcttttgtaaagagtcagtgttgtaattctatagacatgccttggacccgcatatgtttctgttgtaccactctgagcgatataatactagtggaacggtgtttcattggtgttatatcagacttgcatactacaccatgcagtggtatgccgggtcaccacaacctTAGAGAATGATCGCCGGCCACCCAGCATCGCCCACATAGCCGCCAACACCACACGGACTCCGAGGCGCCATGCCAAGATGGCATTGGGCTCAGCTCAACCCGTCCAGAGCAACAACACCCCTGCGTTCAGAGCCGAGGAGGACGGGCGAGGAAGAGGTGGGTGGCCGCACCCAGGCGCAGGTGGTCAGAATGGCTAGGGCCCGGCCACCCCAAATCGAGCCcgaagggcccagatctgggccggtAGACCCGCACCACCACGGCGCCAACTCCGGTCGCCCAGCACCATCATCGTCATCCCAGCGCTGTCGCCATCTTCCCCAGCGCCGTCGCCATCTTCCCCAGTGCCGTCTCCGGATAGCCGAGGGTCGCCATCTTCCCCAACGCCATCGTCATCTGCCCCAACGCTGTCTCCGGATAGCCGAGGGGCTCCCGTCGCCGCCATCGGGTCCACCCGTGTTTCCCGATAGACGGGCCCGATAGACGGACGCGAGATGGAGATGCCCACAGCCGGCAACAGCGTGCGGGTTTTGCCCTGCGGCTCCCGCCACCGgtggcggaggagggggcggaggGGGTTCGGGCTGAAGgggaggggttagggtttcgcccCTGACTCGCCCGGGGGCGAGTCGGTTTTCCCAAATATACAAGACCATGTCCTTTTATCTTTCGAGTGAAGGGTATAAAAGACCATGTATTTGTGATGTACACATCAGCTGTGGTGCAAGTCGTCACGCATGACACATAGTACCTTGTACATTTACCCCCAGCCTCACCTACCTTGTAAATAAGAAAATCTCATCAGATTCACTGTAAGATTTGAAGGAAGTTGCCCGAGATATTAGGTGATCGACGACAGGAATCACATCAGTTTTGGGATTCTTGAAGATCTAGGCTGCCAAGGCCCCTCCATCCAAACCGTCCATTCGACGATCGGACGGCCCCGTGACGGACGTGCATGCATTGCACTCGGCTCGACCCGAGCAACcacatttaaaatcctgcaccaccGACAAATCAACTGGAGTATCAATTTGAAACAAGACGAAAATCTCGCCCTTGCAAAGATATAAGAAGCATATCTTGAATTGAATATTACTGTCCGTCCCAAGAACGTATTACAGCTAGTATATCTCCAACTTTAACTCGTTTCCAAACCGAGCACGACTCCATTCCGAAAATGTAAAGGAGCAAAAACAGCCCAGCAGGAGGCTCGCCTGGCGAAATAACCGAGTGACATTCTTGGCATGGGTTTATGTTCCATTTTCAATGAAAATGGAGCTGGTGAGCCCTCCCTGTTCATCTAGAAAAAAACATTCTTGGCATGGATGTGGCGGATACGCTCGATCACAGCTAATCTCCTGGTTCAAACATAGAAGGAAGGAACACCACCGCGATCCCCTGCCCTGATCGAGCCTCgtgtaaataaataaattctaTAATCTGAACCAGGAGGTTCCAAAGCCTAGCTTATAAATTACTAGGTGTCAGAGCTTTAGGAAGACAGGAGAGAGGCTCGAGATCTCTCATTGCTACGTGTGTGATCACGCATTGCAACCCTAGAGCGTGTGTCTACCAATCGTATCTGTACtgtaaaccatggtatgtgtcgaTTCAGTTCAGCATTGATCATCAGCTCGATCAAAAGCACATGCAGATTCTCTATACTAGTATATGTTGATTTACCTGACGGATATCTCGAAAACGGCAGAGGATCCCAGCGCAGCGTACCTTCTtcttggtggtggtgctgctgctcgtGTTGGCGGCCGTTCAATCTGCAGCGCAGCAAGGAAAAAGATACAGCGTCATGGACTTCCATGCCGCTGGGGATGGCAGCACAGATGACGCAAAGGTAACACCAGCGCAAACCTGATCGTATTCTAGGAATCTGGCTTCGCCATCGCATTGCTGATCAGATTTTTTGTTTGCTTATTGGCGCATCTTCTCTGTGTCCAAAGGCATTCGCGGCGACATGGAACGCAACTTGCGGTGACAGCAGCTCGCCGACCATGGTCGTCCCTGGAGGAAGGACGTTCTTGTTAAGCCAGATCAGGTTGAATGGACCCTGCAAGTCGCCTGTCACCGTGGAGGTAACAATTGTGGACGATCAGGCTGAGCTTGTGCGTCATCCATCCGTCTGTAATAAGCAAGAGATAACTGAATAAGTTTCTCTGCAGCTGGACGGGGAAATCGTGGCGCCAAACTCCATCTGGACGACGGCAGCAGCGAACCTCCTTACCTTCTACAGGATCAACAACCTGACGGTGAATGGAAGCGGCCAGATGGACGGCAACGGTGACATCTGGTGGACTTGCTTCAACCAAAAGGTAGGCTCCTCGGCAGATATTTTTCACTTGCTTCTCTTTCTCTATTCATTTTGCAACAAACTGATAGTCTCCTCTCATTTTTTTGACAGAAATGCCATGTCCGGCCAATTGTAAGTGCACACCATAAACATCTCTTTCAGTTTCAGCCTCTAACTGGTCAGGTAGACAGCATGTTTATGTACCTGGAAACTCAGTCTTGTGTTTGTGAAATCAGCTGCTGGCATTCGCAAGCTGCAACAGCCTATCCGTGAAGAACATACACCTGAAGGACAGTCCCGACAAGCACATGACCTTGTTCCGGTGCAGCCAGGTGCAGGTGAACAATGTCTCCGTCAGGGCGCCAGGAGACAGCCCTAACACGGACGGGATCAACATGGCCTTCTCCGACCACGTTTATATCTCGAATTGCTCTTTCCAAACCGGTACAGTCCTTTCAGCAGCCCTTAAAATCCATACATGAATATGCTGCACTCTGTCCTCAAATGTGTTGTTTTGGAAAACTACTGATATTGCACAAATGCAGGAGATGATTGCGTGTCGATCCTATCTGGCACCAGCGATGTTATTGTCTCTAACAGCACGTGTGGGCCTGGTCATGGCATCAGGTAAAAATATACGACCATGCGGCCCGTGCTAACCAAATACTGATGAACTTCTTCCCTAGCAGTAACAGACATTGAGCTAAGAAGCTTTCCGATCTTATTATGTAGCGTGGGAAGCCTTGGAGCTGATGGTACAACAGCACTTGTGGAAAGGATTACAGTATCCAACTGCAGCTTCTCCAAAACTATGACTGGTGTGAGGATCAAATCGTGGCAGGTAACACTAAAGCGGCATCTACATGCCTTGTGCATAAGTGCGCCTACATATGTATTCAAAGATATTTACTGATGGTTGCGTTTAGCATGTACATGACATAACCTAGCTGCAAATGATATGCATATATATAGCAATATTTCCCTAATATATAGTATGATGTTAATGATACAGGGAGGCAGTGGCAAAGCAAATGGGTTCCTTTTCGAGAACATCAACATGACTGATGTCCAATTTCCTATTGACATTGACCAGTTTTATTGTCCCCAGGGAAATTGTCCGCAACAGGTGAAATCTACTGAACTCATCACAACTTTACCACTGCATGACATGAatcaataatttgaaattatatgcATACGCTTTGTTGTGTTTGCAGGATGGCGCTGTGGCCATATCTGACGCCAAGTTCATCAACATCCAGGGTACATCCTCCAACCCCGAAGCCATCCAGATTCTGTGCAGCAAGAGCGTGCAGTGCCACGGCATCTATCTCTACAATGTCAACCTCACCTGCTCTGGGCATACCGCCCAAACACGAGCCACTATTTTAAATGCCTACGGAACCATTGGGGGCACGGTGAAACCACAAGTGCAGTTCCTGGGTGCTTGATAAAGAGTAGTCTCCGCTGTGAACACCCATAATATGTCTAGAGAGGTAGACAAAGGGGCGGTGCAATGCTACTGTACGTAGATGAGTGCCATGTAAGGAGTAGAGTACCGCCGAAATTAGAAGGATTCTTCTATTTTTGGTTGGTGCTATCTCATACATATTCTCATGTCTACAAGTTCTTACTGTATGGTCATATATATTCTCATGTCTACAAGTTCTTACTGTAATGCAAAGCGTCGGGGCAGAAATTCAGAGTATCTCGCATGCTTCTGACTCTGAGCGGCCGAACACCAGGTACCGGTTGTTCGCCACGTTGTCGTACGCGAAGTCCCTCAGAAACCTGCCATCGTGACAGGAATCAATCCACACGAACAAATTCCACTGCAGTCGACCATGGTGCGTCTTTGTGGATGGTTGGTGGTgggagagggagagtggagcttaCAGAGGGGCAATGTTCAGGAAAGCAGCCAGCTGGGGGAAGGGCAGGTTAAGGTACTCCATGATCCTCAGCACTGCATCGGACTTGATGTAGGACCTGCACATCAAGAGTGAATTCCTGATCCATGGGTAACGTTGATCGATGATCACTGATGTCTGATAAGCTGAAAAGACAATTCAGCTATAGTTACCTGTCTTTCTCAACTAGGACGACGCTGGAGATGTCGTCGGGAGACCTCCCTGACCTCCGCAGCAGCTTCCTCCCGGACTCGCTTTGCAGAGGGATGTACCTGATGCTCCTGCCGGGGTCGCGCTCCCGCACGAACCGTACGCCGCcgttgcagaggttgcacacgccTGCAAAGCACGAGTACTGCAGAGGTCACGGCGTGCTTACGAATTGCGATGGACAGGGGGAAGAGAAGGAGTTAGCGCGCACCGTCGAAGAGCATGATGGGCCTGGTGTCGGAGGGCTGGAAGAACTCGGCGTCGGTGGCCGCCTTCACGGGCTCCGCTGCCGCGCCACTGGCCGCAGATGCGGCCACCCGCAAGCTCTGCCGCccccgtcctcctcttcctcttcccacgGCGGGTTTCAGCTGCGGCGGAGGGCTGAGCTGTGGCTGGAGCCGCATGACGGAGGGCGAGTAGCAGCGCCCGGTCATGGTCGCCATCTTCGTCTGTCCACTTCAGCTCTTGAGATGCAGCTGGTGTTCCGTTCAGCGTTCAGTGATTTGTTCCGTCACGCCTGAACGCTAGGCGCGCCTCCAGTAACGTGGCACATCCAAGCAACAGATAATTTTGATACGAAaaaagttttttacttttaaatTTTCTAACAGCGACTACACATCGAAGAGAAAGAGGTAATTGGAGCAGATTGTCACCAGCCAAAACCAATGAGTTTTGCACATTATGTTATATTCAAAGAAACAAGTCAAAGAGTAAAGGTTTTGCCCTTCAACACCACACTTCAAATCGAAATTTCTATAAAAATGACAGTTTGAAGATGAAGACATGGTTTGATAGATACATTAAGTGGGTATCAAATCATGGTTCTTATCTCTGCAACTCGTGATTTTCGCGAGAGAACCATATCCAAGTTGGTGAAGATCGTGATTTGGGCTAGCATGGTTGTTATTACCTTTGCACTGGCACATCAATCAACACATATATTCTCACTGGAGAATAACAAGACCAGCGACAAAGGTAATACTGCAAAGCCAAAGCCCAAATCTAGAATGGGATCAGATTGTAACCAGCCAAAGCCAATGAGTTTTGCACACATACTGCAATAAAAACAAGCCAGCAGTTCAAAGAAACAAAAGCAAAAGATGCCGAAGACACAAAACAGGATTATCATCACACACTCAAGTTCACACACTGCCATGGAGAAGTCATGAGTTGCACAAACATGACATCTCTCATGCATTGGTTTTAAACAACAACAAGGATAACAAAGTACATCAACAATAGGTGACCGCTActgctttttcttttcttttcaggcctcctcctctccttcctcggcatCTTCCGCAGCGGATGCCATCAGCTCGTCAAATTTGTCGCTCTTCCCCAACTCTATCTCAATCTGCGTGAATCAATAATCAAATAAGTTTCTTTATCGAGAGATTGAGTTTCATactagaacaaaaaaaaaagagtcacATTGCCACTAAAACAAGATTCGTTCTTCTCTGACCTTGGCCTTTTGGAATGGACGGCCTCTCGATTCATCGTTTATTTCCACAGTGGATGTCCTAATCTCTACACATGTGAAAGATAACAGAGTGAATTTAGAGTATAAAGTAATGTAATGGCAGCAATGTTAACTGAGATACGAGCACGAGACATTATAATTTACAGCACAAGGAAAGGTAAACAAGGTTCTTACTCTTCTCAACAGCAAGGCCGTTGTTTTTGAGAATCTCCGCCACGGTCACAACCGTTGCAATGGCTGTAAGGATAACTTGGTTAGTGCCGAATTAAACAGAAGAGATATATATCTACCTAGAGAACAAAAAAACTAAATGGGGGATGTGCCATTAGTTCATATGGCAGCCAGTAATTCAAACATGTAATCACTTTGACAA contains:
- the LOC124661725 gene encoding DCC family protein At1g52590, chloroplastic-like; the encoded protein is MATMTGRCYSPSVMRLQPQLSPPPQLKPAVGRGRGGRGRQSLRVAASAASGAAAEPVKAATDAEFFQPSDTRPIMLFDGVCNLCNGGVRFVRERDPGRSIRYIPLQSESGRKLLRRSGRSPDDISSVVLVEKDRSYIKSDAVLRIMEYLNLPFPQLAAFLNIAPLFLRDFAYDNVANNRYLVFGRSESEACEIL
- the LOC124661724 gene encoding polygalacturonase ADPG2-like, which encodes MDFHAAGDGSTDDAKAFAATWNATCGDSSSPTMVVPGGRTFLLSQIRLNGPCKSPVTVELDGEIVAPNSIWTTAAANLLTFYRINNLTVNGSGQMDGNGDIWWTCFNQKLLAFASCNSLSVKNIHLKDSPDKHMTLFRCSQVQVNNVSVRAPGDSPNTDGINMAFSDHVYISNCSFQTGDDCVSILSGTSDVIVSNSTCGPGHGISVGSLGADGTTALVERITVSNCSFSKTMTGVRIKSWQGGSGKANGFLFENINMTDVQFPIDIDQFYCPQGNCPQQDGAVAISDAKFINIQGTSSNPEAIQILCSKSVQCHGIYLYNVNLTCSGHTAQTRATILNAYGTIGGTVKPQVQFLGA